In Candidatus Nitrosarchaeum limnium SFB1, the following proteins share a genomic window:
- a CDS encoding elongation factor 1-alpha encodes MADKPHLNLIVTGHIDNGKSTTMGHFLMDLGVVDDRTIAAHAAESEKTGKGDTFKYAWVMDNIKDERERGITIDLAFQKFETPKYFFTLIDAPGHRDFIKNMITGASEADAAILVLSAKEGETDTAIAAGGQAREHAFLLKTLGVGQLIVAINKMDAVEYKEAAFKAAKEKGEKLVRSVGYKLENVPFIPVSGWKGDNLVKKSENMSWYTGKTLIQAFDDFTVAEKPIGKPLRVPIQDVYTITGVGTVPVGRVETGIMKAGQKIIVMPSGALGEIKSIETHHTEMPTAEAGDNIGFNLRGIEKKDIKRGDVLGTPDAPPKVAKEFKAQIIVIHHPTAIAPGYTPVMHCHTSQVAATVTEFLQRINPATGAVEEENPKFLKVGDAAIVKIRPVRPTCIETFQEFPEMGRFALRDMGATIAAGIVKEITEEYKP; translated from the coding sequence ATGGCAGATAAACCACACTTGAACCTGATTGTTACAGGTCATATTGATAATGGAAAGTCAACAACTATGGGTCATTTCTTAATGGATCTCGGTGTTGTAGATGATAGAACTATTGCAGCACACGCAGCCGAATCCGAGAAGACCGGAAAAGGTGACACTTTCAAATACGCATGGGTTATGGATAATATTAAAGATGAAAGAGAAAGAGGAATTACAATTGATCTCGCTTTTCAAAAATTTGAGACACCAAAATACTTCTTCACATTAATTGATGCTCCTGGTCACAGGGACTTCATTAAAAACATGATTACTGGCGCTTCTGAAGCAGATGCCGCCATCTTAGTACTTTCTGCAAAAGAAGGTGAAACTGACACTGCAATTGCTGCAGGTGGTCAAGCAAGAGAACATGCATTTTTACTAAAAACACTAGGTGTAGGCCAACTCATTGTTGCTATCAACAAAATGGATGCAGTTGAATACAAAGAGGCAGCATTCAAAGCAGCAAAAGAAAAAGGCGAAAAACTAGTTCGTTCTGTTGGTTACAAATTAGAAAACGTACCATTCATTCCAGTTTCTGGATGGAAAGGTGACAACTTGGTTAAAAAATCCGAGAACATGTCATGGTACACTGGAAAGACACTCATTCAAGCATTTGATGACTTTACAGTAGCTGAAAAACCAATTGGTAAACCACTACGTGTTCCAATTCAAGACGTTTACACAATTACCGGTGTAGGCACTGTACCAGTAGGTAGAGTTGAAACCGGTATAATGAAAGCAGGACAAAAAATTATTGTAATGCCTTCTGGCGCTTTAGGTGAAATCAAATCAATTGAAACCCATCACACAGAAATGCCAACTGCAGAAGCAGGTGATAACATTGGATTTAACCTCAGAGGTATTGAAAAGAAAGATATCAAAAGAGGAGATGTACTTGGAACTCCAGACGCACCACCAAAGGTTGCAAAAGAATTCAAAGCACAAATTATAGTAATTCATCACCCAACTGCAATTGCACCTGGTTATACTCCAGTAATGCACTGTCACACTTCACAAGTCGCAGCTACTGTAACTGAATTCTTACAAAGAATTAACCCAGCTACAGGAGCAGTTGAAGAAGAAAATCCAAAGTTCCTTAAAGTCGGTGATGCAGCTATTGTAAAAATTAGACCTGTAAGACCAACTTGCATAGAAACTTTCCAAGAATTTCCTGAAATGGGTAGATTCGCACTCAGAGATATGGGTGCAACTATTGCAGCAGGAATTGTTAAGGAAATTACTGAAGAGTACAAACCATAG
- a CDS encoding histidine triad (HIT) protein — protein MDCIFCKIVDGQIPTKIIGQTSHSIAFLDAFPLAKGHTLVIPKYHHAKIQDMSAEENSDLFSLVHDVLPKVDALTGSTLVAVHNGKEAGQEIQHVHVHLVPRSKGDSAGPIHSMFEPKKFSDSEIQEIYKKLVSQ, from the coding sequence ATGGATTGTATATTTTGTAAAATAGTTGATGGTCAAATTCCAACAAAAATAATTGGACAAACATCTCACTCTATTGCATTTTTAGATGCATTTCCGCTTGCCAAGGGTCACACACTAGTAATTCCAAAATATCATCATGCAAAAATTCAAGACATGAGTGCTGAAGAAAACTCTGATTTGTTTTCACTTGTACATGATGTTCTTCCAAAAGTAGATGCATTAACTGGCTCTACACTAGTTGCAGTTCATAATGGCAAAGAAGCCGGACAAGAGATTCAACATGTTCATGTTCATCTAGTTCCTCGAAGTAAGGGTGATTCTGCAGGTCCAATTCACAGTATGTTTGAGCCAAAAAAATTTTCTGATTCTGAGATTCAAGAGATTTACAAAAAACTAGTTTCTCAGTAA
- a CDS encoding hypothetical protein (hypothetical protein Nmar_1026), protein MVFPFWNLIREDVFEEVLILNNDNGRCYVETVDSIPKIIDNCNLQPGDKAQIKYGKGLAWATIIEA, encoded by the coding sequence ATGGTTTTTCCGTTTTGGAATTTGATTCGAGAAGATGTTTTTGAGGAAGTATTAATTTTGAATAATGATAATGGAAGGTGTTATGTAGAAACTGTGGATTCAATTCCAAAAATTATTGATAATTGTAATTTACAACCTGGAGATAAGGCCCAGATAAAGTATGGTAAGGGTCTTGCATGGGCAACTATAATTGAAGCGTAG
- a CDS encoding cupin 2 domain-containing protein gives MSVRKDSEIESIQGAEGTKIKQYFHPHNTLNGINYSLAQFTLEPGKKSLLHQIKSSEIYYILEGEAVLKINEESHMLKKDDSCYVPPMSTQRIENCGSVNLRFLCIVEPAWKPEDEIILE, from the coding sequence ATGTCAGTCAGAAAAGACTCTGAAATTGAATCAATTCAAGGTGCAGAAGGAACTAAAATAAAACAATATTTTCATCCGCACAACACACTTAATGGGATTAATTACAGCCTAGCACAATTTACGTTAGAGCCAGGAAAGAAATCACTACTACACCAGATAAAATCATCTGAGATTTATTACATCTTAGAAGGAGAAGCAGTTTTAAAAATTAATGAAGAATCACACATGTTAAAAAAAGATGACTCTTGTTATGTCCCGCCAATGTCAACGCAACGTATTGAGAATTGTGGTTCTGTAAATCTTCGATTTTTATGTATAGTAGAACCAGCATGGAAACCAGAAGACGAGATTATATTAGAATAA
- a CDS encoding RNA polymerase Rbp10 gives MAEENMESEIIEEPTETFEVLYSCLRCGTNVSNTELFRLPEIKCICGFRVFTKVRPPVVKTVKAI, from the coding sequence ATGGCAGAAGAAAACATGGAATCTGAAATTATTGAAGAACCAACAGAAACATTTGAGGTACTTTACTCTTGTTTAAGATGTGGCACTAATGTTTCAAACACTGAATTATTCAGATTGCCTGAAATCAAATGTATTTGTGGATTTAGAGTATTTACCAAAGTTAGACCACCCGTAGTTAAAACAGTAAAAGCAATCTGA
- a CDS encoding 3-hydroxybutyryl-CoA dehydrogenase yields MNLKNITVLGSGIMGHGIAQVSATAGYNVVLRDIEQGFLDKAMEKIKWSLDKLVTKEKILQQDADSIYSRIKPVVNLSEAVKDAQLVIEVVPEIMELKKKVYAELDSVAGKNVIFASNTSTLPITEIANTTTRPEKFIGIHFFNPPQLMKLVEVIPGEKTSNEIIDLTLDYVKSVKKEPVICRKDVPGFIINRLFIPMVHEACYMMDRTGATMSEIDSAVKFKLGFPMGIFELADFTGMDVIHKATIEMHLRDKKVILPHPTIEKMFDAKKLGQKSGEGFYKYSDEKYERVPLSEELAKKCNPIQLVANILNNAAWLITNKASDIAEIEKAAQLGLGLKKPLFQTAKEIGIKNIVNELNQLATKYGKFYEPDPLLVSMQ; encoded by the coding sequence ATGAATCTCAAAAACATTACAGTTTTAGGATCAGGTATAATGGGACATGGAATTGCGCAGGTTTCAGCTACTGCAGGATATAATGTAGTTCTCAGAGATATTGAACAGGGATTTTTAGATAAAGCGATGGAGAAAATAAAATGGAGTTTAGATAAACTAGTCACTAAAGAAAAAATTTTACAACAAGATGCAGATTCAATTTATTCAAGAATAAAACCAGTGGTTAATCTTTCAGAGGCTGTAAAAGACGCACAACTTGTAATTGAAGTCGTTCCAGAAATTATGGAATTAAAGAAAAAAGTGTACGCAGAATTAGATTCTGTTGCAGGAAAGAATGTAATTTTTGCATCAAATACCAGCACTTTACCAATTACAGAGATTGCAAACACAACAACACGCCCAGAAAAATTTATTGGAATTCATTTTTTTAATCCGCCACAGTTAATGAAACTAGTCGAAGTTATCCCAGGGGAGAAAACATCTAATGAAATAATCGATTTAACTTTGGATTATGTAAAGTCTGTAAAAAAAGAACCAGTAATTTGTAGAAAAGATGTTCCAGGATTTATCATCAACAGATTATTCATTCCAATGGTTCATGAGGCATGTTACATGATGGATAGAACAGGTGCAACTATGTCTGAAATTGATTCTGCAGTAAAGTTCAAGCTAGGTTTTCCAATGGGAATTTTTGAGTTGGCAGATTTTACTGGAATGGATGTGATTCACAAAGCCACAATAGAAATGCATTTACGTGATAAAAAAGTGATCTTGCCACACCCAACAATTGAAAAAATGTTTGATGCAAAAAAACTTGGTCAGAAATCAGGAGAGGGATTCTACAAGTATTCAGATGAAAAATATGAACGTGTTCCGTTATCAGAAGAGTTGGCAAAAAAGTGTAATCCAATTCAACTTGTTGCAAATATTTTAAACAATGCAGCTTGGCTTATTACAAACAAAGCAAGTGATATTGCAGAGATTGAAAAAGCTGCACAATTAGGATTAGGATTAAAAAAACCATTATTCCAAACAGCTAAAGAAATTGGTATTAAAAACATTGTAAATGAACTCAATCAGCTTGCAACAAAATATGGGAAGTTTTACGAGCCAGATCCACTTTTAGTTTCTATGCAGTAA
- a CDS encoding ribosomal protein S10: protein MTQTARVKLTSISLPKLDGVCNEIMGIGKKTGVKVKGPTPLPVKKLHVATRKSPCGNGTETYEKWEMKMHRRIINISADDKAIRQLMRLKIPDDVYIELSLT from the coding sequence ATGACTCAGACTGCTCGTGTTAAATTAACTAGTATCAGTCTGCCTAAACTCGACGGTGTTTGCAACGAAATTATGGGCATTGGTAAAAAAACCGGTGTTAAAGTTAAAGGTCCAACCCCACTTCCTGTTAAAAAATTACATGTTGCAACAAGAAAATCTCCTTGTGGTAACGGAACTGAAACTTATGAAAAATGGGAAATGAAAATGCATAGAAGAATAATTAACATTAGTGCCGACGATAAAGCAATCAGACAACTCATGAGACTAAAAATTCCAGATGATGTCTACATTGAATTATCTCTAACGTAA
- a CDS encoding aminotransferase class-III, producing the protein MGHWSLILGHAPKQVKESIKKQIDKSWMYGTVNEQTIKLSELITKAVPVAEKIRYVTSGTEATMYAVRLARSVTGKNIIAKIDGGWHGYTSDLLKSVNWPFTESESSGVVNEEKIISIPYNDLEKSLEILNKVSNNLAGIIIEPILGGGGCIPAKAEYLKGIQEFCKKNNSLFILDEIVTGFRFRYGCLYPTMKIDPDIVTLVKIVGGGMPIGVMCGKKEIMEHSNTKGKKKTERSYIGGGTFSANPMSMTSGFATLTELKKSKGVIYPKINSLGKFARVELGKIFGDKVIITGQGSLFMTHFTKDGITKIENSADAAKCDTMLLQKYHFKMISHDGIFFLPGKLGAISNAHNKDDIKKMITASENFLQDKN; encoded by the coding sequence ATGGGGCATTGGAGTTTGATTTTAGGACATGCTCCAAAACAAGTCAAAGAATCCATAAAAAAACAGATTGATAAAAGTTGGATGTATGGAACGGTAAATGAGCAAACTATCAAGTTATCTGAATTAATTACAAAAGCAGTTCCAGTAGCTGAAAAGATTCGTTATGTCACATCTGGAACTGAAGCTACAATGTATGCAGTAAGACTAGCACGTTCAGTCACTGGTAAAAACATTATTGCAAAGATTGATGGTGGTTGGCATGGATATACATCGGATTTACTAAAGAGTGTAAACTGGCCATTTACAGAATCGGAGAGCAGTGGTGTTGTAAATGAAGAAAAAATAATATCAATTCCATACAATGATTTGGAAAAATCTTTAGAGATTCTAAATAAAGTTTCAAATAATTTAGCCGGGATAATAATTGAACCAATATTAGGTGGCGGTGGATGTATTCCAGCAAAAGCAGAATATCTTAAAGGAATACAAGAGTTTTGTAAAAAAAATAATTCATTATTTATCTTAGATGAGATTGTAACTGGATTTAGATTCAGATATGGGTGTCTATATCCAACAATGAAGATTGATCCCGACATTGTTACGTTAGTAAAAATTGTTGGTGGCGGAATGCCAATTGGTGTGATGTGTGGCAAAAAAGAGATAATGGAGCATTCCAACACAAAGGGCAAGAAAAAAACAGAACGAAGTTATATCGGTGGGGGAACATTTTCTGCAAATCCAATGTCAATGACTTCAGGATTTGCAACGTTAACTGAATTAAAAAAATCAAAAGGAGTAATCTATCCAAAAATAAATTCATTAGGTAAATTTGCAAGAGTGGAATTGGGAAAAATATTTGGAGATAAAGTAATCATTACAGGTCAAGGGTCATTATTTATGACACATTTTACTAAAGATGGAATTACAAAGATTGAAAATTCGGCTGATGCTGCAAAGTGTGATACCATGTTACTTCAGAAATATCACTTTAAGATGATTTCGCATGATGGAATATTCTTTTTACCTGGAAAACTAGGTGCAATATCAAATGCACACAACAAAGATGACATAAAAAAGATGATTACTGCATCTGAAAACTTTTTGCAAGACAAAAACTAA
- a CDS encoding heat shock protein DnaJ domain-containing protein — MFLRYEKRHTTVNTYQALKALNVKPDSSWDEIKAAYRKLALEFHPDKNTSQKEGIEFKKVTEAYNHLKKNHDSNDLSTTENKKSENKNNYEKKSQWGAPKGDKIPEEDWSRYTREFEEGDPTFWREYEKKFWEEYNARVRADGKHDEYEKAKEPQEQPNLFVDVDKSLCIGCCSCEIIAPDVFLINKNSKSNPKSSVINPKGAGVNKIMNAAETCPTKAITVENLDTKERLFPY, encoded by the coding sequence TTGTTTTTAAGATATGAAAAACGACACACCACAGTGAATACATATCAAGCCCTCAAAGCATTGAATGTAAAGCCAGACTCATCATGGGATGAGATAAAAGCTGCATATAGAAAGTTAGCACTTGAATTTCATCCAGACAAAAATACCAGTCAAAAAGAAGGAATTGAATTCAAAAAAGTTACTGAAGCATACAATCATCTAAAGAAAAATCACGATTCAAATGATCTTAGTACAACAGAAAACAAGAAAAGCGAAAACAAAAACAATTATGAAAAAAAATCACAGTGGGGGGCTCCAAAGGGGGACAAAATTCCTGAAGAAGACTGGAGTAGATACACACGGGAGTTTGAAGAGGGAGATCCTACATTTTGGAGAGAGTACGAAAAGAAATTTTGGGAAGAATATAATGCACGTGTACGGGCTGATGGAAAACACGATGAATATGAAAAGGCAAAAGAGCCTCAAGAACAGCCTAATCTTTTTGTCGATGTCGATAAAAGTTTGTGCATAGGATGCTGTAGTTGTGAAATTATTGCACCCGATGTATTTCTAATCAACAAGAATTCAAAATCAAATCCAAAATCGTCAGTCATCAACCCAAAGGGTGCAGGGGTAAATAAAATAATGAATGCAGCAGAGACATGTCCTACAAAGGCAATAACTGTAGAAAACTTGGATACTAAAGAGAGATTGTTTCCTTACTGA
- a CDS encoding Rossmann fold nucleotide-binding protein: MTKKVQILVIGHNDNGCTPTHEKIAYEIGCEVAKASCVLITGGLGGVMKAASQGAHDENGLTVGIIPQDDASFANEFCDVVIPSGMGLTRDFLNALSADGVIIVGGGSGTLSEICAAYMYKKPMVAIRNTGGAADKFIDGYVDHRKNVKIIGVDTAKDAVKKIVELITA, encoded by the coding sequence TTGACCAAAAAAGTTCAGATTTTAGTTATAGGGCACAACGATAATGGTTGTACGCCAACACATGAAAAAATAGCCTATGAGATCGGCTGCGAAGTTGCAAAAGCATCATGTGTTCTGATTACTGGTGGATTGGGAGGTGTGATGAAGGCAGCATCTCAAGGTGCTCATGATGAAAATGGATTAACTGTTGGAATTATTCCTCAAGACGATGCTTCGTTTGCTAATGAATTCTGTGATGTTGTAATTCCTAGTGGCATGGGATTGACTAGAGATTTTCTTAATGCTTTATCTGCAGATGGCGTCATTATAGTTGGCGGTGGTTCGGGAACCTTATCTGAAATATGTGCTGCATACATGTACAAAAAACCCATGGTTGCAATTAGAAACACAGGTGGTGCTGCAGATAAATTCATTGATGGATATGTTGATCATAGAAAAAATGTCAAAATTATCGGTGTAGATACTGCAAAAGATGCTGTAAAAAAAATTGTTGAATTAATTACTGCATAG
- a CDS encoding hypothetical protein (hypothetical protein Nmar_1027) produces the protein MGLFKRNKEKENQTKCDECGLECHDPERLKRHTKKAHGNIPEKKLDPNSGAGGTW, from the coding sequence ATGGGTCTATTCAAGCGAAATAAAGAAAAAGAAAATCAGACCAAGTGTGATGAGTGTGGTTTGGAGTGCCATGATCCTGAACGACTCAAAAGACACACAAAAAAAGCACACGGTAACATTCCTGAAAAGAAACTTGATCCAAATTCAGGTGCCGGTGGTACGTGGTAG
- a CDS encoding cupin 2 domain-containing protein, with the protein MKKSNIYSPGDKRKINPAWFTNKVHMKDISSKIKSKEQDIYHVYFENGAKTKMHLHNGNQVLIVTKGIGSLEIFRKYGNNKSDFKIKRTENISLKEGDIVYIPSNTLHTHGSTKKSTFSHIAINILPSKNSTYKTTWYESDFKTKVTQII; encoded by the coding sequence ATGAAAAAATCAAATATTTACTCTCCAGGAGATAAAAGAAAGATCAATCCCGCATGGTTTACAAATAAAGTACACATGAAAGATATTTCATCTAAAATAAAATCAAAAGAGCAAGACATCTATCATGTTTACTTTGAAAACGGTGCAAAAACAAAGATGCATTTGCATAACGGCAACCAAGTTCTCATAGTCACCAAAGGAATTGGCAGTCTAGAGATATTTAGAAAGTATGGGAATAACAAGTCAGATTTTAAAATAAAGAGAACAGAAAACATATCCCTCAAGGAAGGAGACATAGTATACATCCCATCAAACACACTTCACACACATGGCTCTACAAAGAAAAGCACGTTTTCACATATTGCAATTAACATTTTGCCCTCAAAGAATTCAACATACAAGACAACATGGTATGAATCTGATTTTAAGACCAAAGTTACTCAAATCATATAA
- a CDS encoding TPR repeat-containing protein, with product MGLFGSTNNSDLMYDAMSLMGKNQPKGAIALFNKILKQNPKNIEALYNKGLALNQIKKYSDAATCFDLLIKINPKDAAAMNNMGIAMAEMKNIQGASECYDNAIKADPKYGASYFNKGVLLDKLQEHEEALNFLDKAITIEPRKPNALFYKGIVLGKLKRHEEALNCFENVYKKHPTHLDALFHIGIELAENNQHKKAIEIFDKILANHKDNVNIIYAKSRSKSALEEYPESLELLKKAINLNPKTIRTWAKEEKIFEKLHTNEQFRKMVKL from the coding sequence ATGGGCTTGTTTGGGTCTACAAATAATTCTGATTTAATGTATGACGCAATGTCCCTAATGGGGAAAAATCAGCCAAAGGGAGCAATCGCACTATTTAATAAAATACTAAAACAAAACCCCAAAAACATAGAGGCACTATACAACAAAGGGTTGGCTCTTAATCAAATCAAAAAGTATAGCGATGCCGCAACGTGTTTTGATTTACTAATTAAGATAAATCCCAAAGATGCGGCAGCAATGAACAATATGGGAATTGCAATGGCTGAAATGAAAAACATCCAAGGGGCATCAGAATGCTATGACAATGCAATAAAGGCAGACCCAAAATACGGAGCATCGTATTTTAACAAAGGAGTGTTGCTTGACAAATTGCAAGAACATGAAGAGGCACTAAATTTTTTAGATAAAGCCATAACAATTGAGCCAAGAAAACCAAATGCCCTGTTTTACAAGGGAATTGTTCTAGGGAAATTAAAAAGACATGAAGAGGCACTAAACTGCTTTGAGAATGTTTACAAAAAGCACCCTACTCACTTGGATGCATTATTTCACATAGGAATAGAATTGGCAGAAAACAACCAGCATAAAAAAGCAATAGAGATTTTTGATAAAATTCTTGCAAACCACAAAGACAACGTAAATATCATTTATGCAAAATCAAGAAGCAAGTCAGCGTTGGAGGAATATCCAGAATCGTTGGAATTGTTAAAAAAAGCAATCAACTTAAACCCAAAAACGATTAGAACGTGGGCAAAAGAAGAAAAAATATTTGAAAAACTCCACACTAATGAGCAGTTTAGAAAAATGGTAAAACTGTAA
- a CDS encoding C2H2 Zn finger protein, translated as MGFFKKFTCDVCSSKFSHQEEVMNHKQIVHGKDLQYDCKECKKFFSNMEDMRTHLQREHSYKKDR; from the coding sequence ATGGGATTCTTTAAGAAATTTACTTGTGATGTGTGTAGTAGCAAGTTTTCACACCAAGAAGAAGTGATGAATCACAAACAGATTGTACATGGAAAAGATTTACAGTATGATTGCAAAGAATGTAAAAAATTTTTTTCAAATATGGAAGATATGAGAACACATTTGCAAAGAGAACATAGTTACAAAAAAGACAGGTAG
- a CDS encoding Signal transduction histidine kinase, whose protein sequence is MRSKHILFFICKKTTKNDTTRQITQSTKHVNSPGSERLEVIGELSARIAHDLRNPLAVIQCGVEAIKQDVKCDEKTIARLERMQRAVGRMTHQINEVLDFTKPRSLVLSQCHILDIIKEVISNNSNVEIKSLSENIKIICDKEKLKVVFNNMITNANHAITDEDIISIQTSEDKNNIIIQISDSGHGISADILPKIFEPLFTTKQKGTGLGLTSCKSIIQEHGGTINVSSEIGKGTTFTIILPKDITRLGSRVNEPGTILEKISKMKNHDHLAFEFSDNDELSEYISEFMMLGMRKNCLNVLVIYKEEIDDYYNMLTSNGISIKDLVNSEDLIICSHDEMYQNVKVGSSFEPVIKYLNKVHKIAKKKKKTGLCIIGTIAGNLENNGNHKDCIRIEKAWHEIIPNYEMPIRLICPYKSLSDSKTIESLVLYHNDGLIRHPHCD, encoded by the coding sequence GTGAGATCTAAACACATACTTTTCTTTATATGTAAAAAAACGACAAAAAACGATACGACTAGACAAATAACACAGTCCACAAAACATGTCAACTCTCCAGGCTCTGAGAGACTAGAAGTTATAGGGGAGTTATCTGCAAGAATTGCACATGATTTACGAAATCCATTAGCAGTAATACAATGCGGTGTTGAGGCAATAAAACAAGATGTAAAGTGTGATGAAAAAACTATAGCCCGTTTAGAAAGAATGCAGCGAGCCGTTGGAAGAATGACACATCAAATTAATGAAGTTCTTGACTTTACCAAACCTAGATCATTGGTGTTATCGCAATGTCATATTTTAGATATTATCAAAGAGGTAATTTCAAACAATTCAAATGTTGAAATAAAATCTTTATCTGAAAATATAAAAATTATTTGTGATAAAGAAAAACTAAAAGTTGTATTTAACAACATGATAACAAATGCAAATCATGCAATTACAGATGAGGACATAATTAGCATACAAACAAGTGAGGATAAAAACAACATTATAATTCAAATAAGCGATTCAGGTCATGGGATTTCTGCGGATATTTTACCAAAGATATTTGAGCCATTATTTACAACAAAGCAAAAAGGTACAGGATTAGGACTAACGAGTTGTAAAAGCATCATACAAGAACATGGCGGTACAATCAATGTGTCATCAGAAATTGGAAAAGGCACCACATTTACAATAATTTTACCAAAAGACATAACACGACTTGGTTCACGAGTTAATGAACCAGGTACAATTTTAGAAAAGATTTCAAAAATGAAGAACCATGATCATTTAGCATTTGAGTTTTCAGATAATGATGAGTTAAGTGAATACATATCAGAGTTTATGATGCTTGGAATGCGAAAGAATTGTCTAAATGTACTTGTCATATACAAAGAGGAGATAGATGACTATTACAATATGCTAACTTCAAATGGAATTAGCATAAAAGATCTTGTAAACTCAGAGGATCTGATAATCTGTAGTCATGATGAGATGTATCAAAATGTGAAAGTAGGATCTTCGTTTGAACCTGTTATAAAATATCTAAACAAAGTTCATAAGATTGCAAAGAAAAAGAAAAAAACAGGACTATGCATTATTGGAACCATTGCGGGAAATCTAGAAAATAATGGCAATCACAAAGATTGTATTAGAATAGAAAAAGCATGGCATGAAATAATTCCAAATTATGAAATGCCAATAAGATTGATTTGTCCTTACAAATCATTGAGTGATTCAAAAACAATAGAATCTCTGGTTTTGTATCATAATGATGGGTTGATTCGACATCCACACTGCGACTAA
- a CDS encoding hypothetical protein (hypothetical protein Nmar_1031) produces MGLFNRKSTYCAICNKELSHKHKPKREWNVKGSLCGDCHFDKSKEYYEGKVRQPCVVCGTTKIISELWEPRWQWDMEGLLCKECFDKKEESFDSKKKFCALCGTTMGFIRHNPKSKWMIEGQLCRKCWDEKKAELG; encoded by the coding sequence GTGGGATTATTTAACAGAAAATCGACTTATTGTGCGATTTGCAACAAGGAGCTTTCACACAAACACAAACCAAAAAGAGAATGGAACGTCAAGGGGTCATTATGCGGTGACTGTCATTTTGATAAGTCAAAAGAATACTATGAAGGAAAAGTCAGGCAACCATGTGTTGTGTGTGGAACAACAAAGATAATCTCAGAGTTATGGGAACCAAGGTGGCAGTGGGACATGGAAGGTCTGTTATGCAAAGAGTGCTTTGATAAAAAAGAAGAATCGTTTGATTCAAAGAAAAAATTTTGTGCATTGTGTGGAACAACCATGGGATTCATCAGACATAATCCAAAGAGCAAGTGGATGATAGAAGGACAACTTTGTAGAAAGTGTTGGGATGAAAAGAAAGCAGAGCTAGGATAA